One segment of Alnus glutinosa chromosome 2, dhAlnGlut1.1, whole genome shotgun sequence DNA contains the following:
- the LOC133861989 gene encoding receptor like protein 22-like — MSSTIPNILANLSSLTHLGLYYCGLHGEFPKDILKLSKLRHLDVGYNEGLTGYLPDFTWSSPLETLDLSSTSFSGELPASTRNFSFLTYLSMPGCNFSRPIPSSLGNLTKLIVLYLSDNYFVGNVPHSLGNLVQLSSLDISNNQLTGPVPLILGNLVQLSSLYISHNQLTGPVPFEVLNLPQLWHVDLSYNFLHGEMHLGLMNGTRLAFLKLNNNRLSGPLLTFGPTTLQYLDLSNNLFTSFGQHPTFLPWTHLKFLDLRSNSLKGSLPILPINTSHFYISNNSLTGNIPELFCNLRSLEVLDLASNNLSGSLPRCSGNFGDSLLILDLQRNKFEGSIPKNWIKGGQLKIIKFSQNKFQGNLPRSLAKCTMLKVLDLSDNQFNGGFPFWLGRLPNLEVLILRSNKFNGSMGTIQTYFKFPRIRIFDISYNDFMGILPLRLLENWKARQIENVGLLPYIYEDQLTKIQTSGGFYTYYSKTYTYSMNLTNKGMNMFYEKVLELFIAIDFSCNKFVGEVPKSIENLKGVQLLNLSNNYLNGPIPPSLGNLLALEALDLSQNKLSGEIPQQLTQLTFLGFFDVSHNNLTGPIPQGKQFGTFENNSFEGNPGLCGRPLTKTCRNSDEPTSQPSIFEESQNSGSPFEFGWKIIVIGYGFGFVVGVIIGPIVIARKHDWLMKTF, encoded by the coding sequence ATGAGCTCTACGATACCTAATATTTTGGcaaatttgtcttctttaacgCACCTCGGTCTTTATTATTGTGGTTTGCACGGGGAATTTCCAAAAGACATCTTAAAGCTATCAAAGTTACGGCATCTTGATGTGGGATACAATGAAGGCCTCACCGGTTATTTGCCTGACTTTACATGGAGTAGTCCGCTTGAGACATTGGATCTCTCATCAACGAGTTTCTCAGGTGAGCTACCCGCTTCCACAAGAAACTTTAGCTTCCTGACTTACTTGAGTATGCCGGGTTGCAATTTTTCGCGGCCCATTCCATCTTCACTTGGTAACCTCACTAAACTCATTGTTCTTTACCTTTCCGATAACTATTTTGTGGGTAATGTTCCGCATTCACTTGGAAACCTTGTTCAACTATCTTCTTTAGACATTTCCAACAATCAATTGACAGGTCCAGTCCCTTTAATTCTTGGAAACCTTGTTCAACTATCTTCTTTATACATTTCCCACAATCAATTGACAGGTCCAGTCCCTTTTGAGGTTTTAAACTTACCACAACTGTGGCATGTTGATCTTAGCTATAATTTTTTGCACGGTGAAATGCATCTTGGGCTTATGAACGGGACACGATTGGCCTTCCTTAAACTGAACAACAATCGGTTAAGTGGCCCACTACTTACTTTTGGGCCTACAACTCTACAATATCTGGATCTTTCTAATAACTTGTTCACAAGCTTTGGTCAACATCCAACTTTTCTTCCATGGACTCATCTAAAATTTCTTGATCTCAGATCCAATTCGCTCAAAGGATCACTTCCTATTCTGCCAATCAATACTtcacatttttatatttcaaacaACTCATTGACCGGAAATATACCAGAATTATTTTGCAATCTGAGATCTCTCGAAGTCCTTGATTTGGCTAGTAACAACTTAAGTGGTTCACTTCCTCGATGCTCGGGCAACTTTGGTGATTCTCTATTAATACTTGATTTGCAAAGGAACAAATTTGAAGGAAGCATTccaaaaaattggataaaaggAGGCCAATTGAAGATAATCAAGTTTAGTCAAAACAAATTTCAAGGGAATTTACCGAGATCACTGGCCAAGTGTACGATGCTAAAGGTCCTTGATCTTAGTGATAACcaattcaatggtggatttccATTTTGGTTGGGACGTCTTCCAAATTTAGAGGTCCTCATTTTACGGTCAAATAAATTCAACGGTTCAATGGGGACAATTCAAACTTATTTTAAGTTTCCCAGAATACGAATCTTTGACATCTCCTACAATGATTTTATGGGAATACTGCCATTAAGACTTCTTGAGAATTGGAAGGCTAGACAAATTGAGAATGTGGGTTTGTTACCATATATTTATGAAGATCAATTAACCAAAATACAAACTAGTGGTGGATTCTATACCTATTATTCTAAGACGTATACTTACTCCATGAATTTGACAAACAAAGGCATGAATATGTTCTACGAGAAGGTCCTTGAATTGTTCATAGCCATTGACTTCTCATGCAACAAATTTGTCGGTGAGGTTCCGAAATCTATTGAAAATTTGAAGGGAGTTCAGTTGCTCAATCTTTCCAATAACTATCTTAACGGTCCCATCCCACCATCTTTAGGGAACCTTCTAGCTTTGGAAGCGTTGGACCTTTCTCAAAACAAGTTATCAGGGGAGATTCCACAACAACTAACACAACTTACTTTCTTAGGATTCTTCGATGTTTCTCATAATAATCTCACGGGACCTATACCACAAGGGAAACAATTTGGTACATTTGAGAACAATTCATTTGAAGGGAATCCAGGGTTGTGTGGGAGACCATTGACAAAGACATGCAGGAATTCTGATGAGCCGACTTCTCAACCTTCAATCTTTGAAGAAAGTCAAAATTCTGGATCACCATTTGAATTTGGTTGGAAAATAATTGTTATTGGatatggatttggatttgttgtTGGAGTAATAATTGGGCCCATTGTGATCGCAAGGAAGCATGATTGGTTAATGAAGACCTTCTGA